The following are encoded in a window of Rosa chinensis cultivar Old Blush chromosome 4, RchiOBHm-V2, whole genome shotgun sequence genomic DNA:
- the LOC112200741 gene encoding protein NETWORKED 1A, with protein MATLLQSESRRLYSWWWDSHISPKNSKWLQENLTDMDAKVKAMIKLIEEDADSFARRAEMYYKKRPELMKLVEEFYRAYRALAERYDHATVELRQAHRTMAEAFPNQVPFELADESSSGSYGPEAGPHTPEMLHPVRALFDSDDLHKDALGLSSTDLHDLKRNGGSDSGISKRGLKQLKEMFNPGEEFNPKVAGGRFTEGLSFHEADESKPKLQNGYSQLTSENQSLKNQVLSQSERAVKAETEIQILQKTLSEIQAEKDTVHHQYQQSLEKLSKLGKELNNAQEAAGGLNERASKADIEITILKEALGELEAERDAGLHQYNRCLERISSLETMLSFSREDAKGLNERAVKAETEAQNLKQELSKLEAEKEACFLKYKQCLEKISALEATISADEENARILNEQIERAESEVKSLKEVVAVLKEEKESAALQFKQYMDTIAKMERELSQAQADAERLNSEILTGAAKLKGAEEQCVLLERSNQSLRLEADGLVKRIATKDEELSDKNDEMEKLQNLMQEEHLRFVQAEATLQFLQKSHSQSQEEQKALALEFKNGLQMLKDLEMSKHGVEDDMQRVKGENKSLNELNFSCTISIKNLQDEIFSMKEMKEKLEEEVKLKTDQSNALQRQISHLEDEIKGLNGRYQAIVEQVESVGLTPECFGSSVKDLQNEKSRLEDICTRDREDREHLYEKLKDMGKLSKENAVLESSLLGLNGELEGLRGKVKELQESCHFLQGEKATLVAEKFALLSQLQIITQNMHKLFEKNSLLESSLSGANIELEKLRARAKSLEELCQLLNNEKSNLLNERGTLVFQLNDVEERLRSLEKRFKKLEKKYSKMEKEKESTLDAVEELRGSLHAEKRERASYIRSSESRLAGLESNVHLLQEERRLGKKEFEAELDKAVNAQIEIFILQKFIQDLEEKNLTIYIECQRHVEASKFSDKLIKELESENLELQVEEEFLVEEIEKLRLGIYQVFRSLQIETGTHEDKIEREKVLVLQILNAIKDLKSSLVQSKDEEQQLLVENSVLFTLLRELRSEGAEIESTKQTLEQEYEVMADHCAMLQNDKHELLESQRQLRLEVTEKEQKEEILEADLESLQGKLVSLQDAYLILQEEQSKVLEERRSLLKKLLDLKEEKQVLEEDNNANFHEALAFSNLSMVLESFTIEKVVELKALADDLDGLCATNNDLKDAVRTLGEKLVMKEVENLHLNDMVQLLDKELCEASDLNGLLSHQISIGKDSLKQKNMKLSEVEEKLQKTEDLNVELCRTVEELKMEYEESKIMGQNYEKQILQLSEVSTIQKKEMNSLREANETLEDEILCKAIEKEIETLHLSETAQLLDMELCEAKDSNDQLSHRILVGEGCLKQKTTELSEAEEKLRQTEDLNVELCRNVEELKVQHEESKLIRENCEKEIVELSKDNTNQKMEIESLREANGTLEIEVGVLCEAIEEYKIREDYMSSELQERSNEFELWEAEATTFYFDLHNSVVREVFLEDKVHELTEVCERIKDEDAAKFVEIEQMKERVSILESEVGGLTAQLSAYAPAIASLRENVISLQQNAHLGKKLFVENNQQHKEGKLPNNLYQRSSQDYKEDQSTLISNGISELEEMQTMIKEVEKAVIEETERLSIELVEKEMVEEIERLITKERAEALVQTEEVKSTGNSHQENGSKGEEVEPVNEYSDDNLKLGKPEKAVIEETERLSIELVEKEMVEEIERLTTKERAEALVQTEVVKSTGNSHQENGSKGEEVEPVNEYSDDNLKLSKPEKAVIEETERLSIELVEKEMVEEIERLTTKERAEALVQTEVKSTGNSNQENGSKGEEVEPVNEYSDDNLKLSKPEIRLLTKDIPLDHVSDSSFYGRSRRKNGRADDQMLELWEAAEQHCLQDPAANIRQDQASPPTEDVTPYPRFANSRRTTRKSPSEVQVEKELGIDKLEVSYSIRQPSHDGKKEKILERLASDAQKLMCLQTSVQDLHKKVETNKKGKKINSSEYETVKRQLHEVEDAVVQLVDINDQLKKNVEEFPSLDEQTSIELEEAGNLSREGVTEQAWKGSEKIGRLQFELQNIQYVLVKWEGEKKRKGRHGFYVSRTGLLLRDFIYSGRSSSERRKKGCLCGCMRPSTRGE; from the exons ATGGCAACCCTGTTACAGTCTGAGTCCAGACGCTTGTATTCTTGGTGGTGGGACAGTCACATTAGCCCAAAGAACTCAAAATGGCTTCAGGAAAATCTTACAG ATATGGATGCTAAAGTCAAAGCAATGATCAAGCTCATTGAAGAAGATGCAGACTCTTTTGCAAGGAGAGCAGAAATGTACTACAAGAAACGCCCCGAGCTCATGAAACTGGTTGAGGAGTTCTATAGAGCGTATCGTGCATTGGCTGAGAGGTATGATCATGCAACTGTGGAGCTGCGCCAGGCTCATCGAACCATGGCAGAAGCATTTCCCAACCAAGTACCTTTTGAACTCGCCGATGAATCATCCTCAGGCTCTTATGGCCCAGAGGCTGGACCTCATACACCAGAAATGCTGCATCCAGTTCGTGCCTTATTTGACTCAGATGACTTGCATAAGGATGCACTGGGACTCTCTTCAACTGATTTACATGATTTGAAAAGGAATGGAGGCTCCGACTCTGGAATAAGCAAAAGAGGTCTGAAGCAGCTTAAGGAAATGTTCAATCCAGGAGAAGAGTTTAATCCAAAGGTTGCGGGGGGAAGGTTTACCGAAGGCTTAAGTTTTCATGAAGCAGATGAAAGCAAACCAAAGTTACAGAATGGGTACTCTCAGTTAACTAGTGAGAACCAGAGTCTCAAGAACCAGGTCCTCTCTCAATCTGAGCGTGCTGTAAAAGCTGAAACTGAAATCCAAATCCTACAGAAAACTTTATCTGAGATACAAGCTGAAAAAGATACAGTCCATCATCAGTACCAGCAGAGTTTGGAGAAGTTATCTAAGCTGGGGAAAGAACTGAATAATGCTCAAGAGGCTGCTGGAGGGCTCAATGAACGAGCCAGTAAAGCTGATATTGAAATTACAATACTGAAGGAAGCCCTTGGGGAATTAGAAGCTGAGAGAGATGCTGGTCTTCATCAGTACAATCGGTGTCTGGAAAGGATATCTAGCCTGGAGACCATGTTATCTTTTTCCCGGGAGGATGCAAAAGGACTTAATGAGCGAGCTGTTAAAGCAGAAACTGAAGCTCAAAATCTGAAGCAAGAACTTTCTAAATTAGAGGCAGAAAAGGAAGCCTGTTTTCTCAAGTACAAGCAATGTCTTGAGAAGATATCTGCTCTGGAGGCTACGATCTCAGCTGATGAAGAAAATGCCAGAATCCTTAATGAACAAATTGAAAGAGCTGAAAGTGAAGTTAAATCACTGAAGGAAGTTGTTGCTGTACTGAAGGAAGAGAAAGAATCTGCAGCTCTACAATTCAAGCAGTACATGGATACAATAGCTAAGATGGAAAGAGAACTTTCTCAAGCTCAAGCAGATGCCGAAAGACTGAATAGTGAAATTTTGACAGGGGCAGCAAAATTAAAAGGTGCCGAAGAACAATGTGTTCTCTTGGAGAGATCAAATCAGTCTCTGCGGTTAGAGGCAGATGGTCTGGTGAAGAGGATTGCAACAAAAGATGAAGAGCTTTCAGACAAGAATGATGAGATGGAGAAACTTCAGAATCTGATGCAAGAGGAGCACTTGCGGTTTGTGCAAGCTGAAGCCACTCTCCAATTTCTGCAGAAGTCGCATTCTCAATCCCAAGAAGAGCAGAAAGCTTTAGCCCTGGAGTTCAAAAACGGGCTTCAGATGTTGAAGGACTTGGAGATGAGCAAACATGGTGTGGAGGATGATATGCAACGGGTTAAGGGAGAAAATAAGAGCTTGAATGAACTGAACTTCTCTTGTACTATCTCCATTAAGAACCTGCAAGATGAAATCTTTAGCATGAAGGAGATGAAAGAGAAACTTGAAGAGGAGGTTAAGCTTAAAACAGACCAGAGCAATGCTCTCCAGAGGCAAATTTCCCATTTGGAGGATGAAATTAAGGGGTTGAATGGCAGATATCAGGCTATTGTGGAGCAAGTGGAGTCAGTAGGTTTAACTCCTGAATGCTTTGGATCATCTGTGAAAGACTTGCAAAATGAGAAGTCAAGGCTAGAAGATATATGCACAAGGGATAGAGAAGACAGAGAACATCTTTATGAGAAGTTGAAGGATATGGGTAAACTTTCAAAGGAGAATGCTGTTCTGGAGAGTTCACTTTTGGGTTTGAATGGGGAGTTAGAGGGTTTGAGAGGGAAGGTCAAGGAATTGCAGGAGTCTTGCCACTTCCTCCAGGGAGAAAAAGCCACTCTTGTTGCTGAGAAATTTGCCCTGCTTTCCCAGTTGCAAATTATCACTCAGAACATGCACAAGCTTTTCGAGAAGAACTCATTGCTGGAAAGTtccctctccggagcaaacatTGAGCTCGAAAAGTTGAGGGCAAGAGCAAAGAGCTTAGAAGAGCTGTGCCAGTTACTCAATAACGAGAAGTCCAATCTTCTTAATGAGAGAGGCACGCTGGTGTTTCAGTTAAATGATGTTGAGGAGAGACTGCGAAGCCTGGAAAAGAGGTTTAAAAAATTAGAGAAGAAGTACTCTAAAatggagaaggagaaagagtCCACACTTGATGCAGTAGAAGAATTACGGGGTTCCTTGCATGCAGAAAAACGAGAGCGTGCTAGTTATATTCGGTCAAGTGAATCCCGATTGGCAGGTTTGGAAAGCAATGTCCATCTCCTCCAGGAAGAAAGAAGGTtgggaaagaaagaatttgaagcAGAGCTTGACAAAGCTGTGAATGCTCAGATTGAGATCTTTATCCTTCAGAAGTTTATACAAGATCTGGAAGAGAAGAATTTGACAATATACATTGAATGTCAGAGACATGTTGAGGCTTCCAAGTTTTCTGATAAGCTGATCAAAGAGTTGGAGAGTGAAAATCTTGAGCTACAGGTGGAAGAAGAATTCTTAGTAGAAGAAATCGAAAAGTTGAGGCTGGGAATTTATCAAGTGTTCAGGTCTCTGCAAATCGAAACAGGTACACATGAAGATAAGATTGAGCGAGAAAAAGTACTTGTGCTGCAAATTTTGAATGCTATCAAGGACTTGAAAAGTTCTCTGGTTCAGAGCAAGGATGAGGAGCAGCAGTTGCTGGTTGAGAATTCAGTGCTCTTTACTTTACTTCGGGAGCTGAGATCCGAAGGTGCAGAGATAGAGTCGACAAAACAAACTTTGGAGCAGGAGTATGAGGTAATGGCAGACCATTGTGCTATGCTACAAAATGACAAGCATGAGCTTCTAGAGTCGCAAAGGCAGTTGAGGTTGGAAGTGACTGAGAAAGAGCAAAAGGAGGAAATATTAGAGGCTGATTTGGAAAGTCTTCAAGGTAAGCTGGTGAGTCTGCAAGACGCATACCTGATTTTGCAGGAAGAACAATCCAAGGTGCTTGAAGAGAGGAGATCCTTGCTTAAGAAGCTTTTGGACCTGAAAGAGGAAAAGCAAGTCCTTGAAGAGGATAATAATGCTAATTTTCATGAAGCACTGGCTTTCAGCAACCTCTCTATGGTTTTGGAGAGCTTCACAATTGAGAAAGTCGTGGAACTAAAAGCACTTGCTGACGATCTTGATGGTCTTTGTGCTACTAACAATGACCTTAAAGATGCGGTTAGAACGTTGGGTGAGAAGTTAGTGATGAAAGAAGTAGAGAATCTACATCTGAATGATATGGTTCAATTGTTGGACAAGGAACTGTGTGAAGCCAGTGACTTGAATGGTTTACTAAGCCATCAAATTTCAATTGGAAAGGATTCTCTCAAACAGAAAAACATGAAGCTCTCAGAGGTAGAAGAGAAGCTTCAAAAGACAGAGGACTTGAATGTGGAATTATGCAGAACTGTTGAGGAGCTGAAGATGGAATATGAAGAGTCAAAAATAATGGGTCAAAATTATGAGAAGCAGATTCTCCAACTATCTGAAGTCAGCACTATTCAGAAAAAGGAAATGAATAGCCTGCGTGAAGCAAATGAAACTCTGGAGGATGAAATCTTATGTAAAGCGATTGAAAAAGAAATCGAAACTCTGCACCTGAGTGAGACAGCCCAATTGTTGGACATGGAATTGTGTGAAGCCAAGGACTCAAATGATCAACTGAGCCATAGAATCTTAGTTGGAGAAGGTTGTCTGAAACAGAAAACTACGGAGCTTTCAGAAGCAGAAGAGAAGCTTAGACAGACAGAAGACTTGAATGTTGAACTATGCAGAAATGTTGAGGAACTGAAGGTGCAACATGAAGAATCAAAACTCATAAGAGAAAATTGTGAGAAGGAGATTGTGGAGCTATCCAAAGATAACACAAATCAGAAAATGGAAATTGAGAGCCTTCGTGAAGCAAATGGAACTCTAGAGATTGAAGTGGGTGTCTTGTGTGAAGCAATTGAAGAATACAAAATTAGAGAAGACTATATGAGTTCAGAGCTGCAAGAAAGAAGCAATGAGTTTGAACTCTGGGAGGCTGAGGCTACAACATTCTACTTTGATCTTCACAATTCTGTTGTCCGTGAAGTTTTTCTTGAAGATAAGGTTCATGAGCTTACAGAAGTCTGTGAGAGAATTAAGGATGAAGATGCTGCAAAATTTGTGGAgattgaacaaatgaaagaaagagTTAGCATCTTGGAAAGTGAAGTTGGAGGTCTGACGGCCCAGTTGTCTGCATATGCTCCTGCCATAGCCTCTTTGAGAGAGAATGTAATTTCTCTTCAGCAAAATGCCCATCTTGGGAAGAAGCTTTTTGTGGAAAACAACCAGCAACACAAG GAGGGCAAACTGCCAAATAATCTATATCAGAGGAGCTCTCAAGATTACAAAGAAGACCAAAGCACTTTGATATCAAATGGAATTTCTGAATTGGAAGAAATGCAGACTATGATCAAAGAAGTTGAAAAGGCAGTTATTGAAGAAACGGAAAGGCTTTCAATTGAATTAGTTGAAAAGGAAATGGTGGAAGAAATTGAAAGGCTTATAACAAAGGAAAGGGCAGAGGCCTTGGTACAGACTGAAGAAGTAAAATCAACAGGCAACTCGCATCAAGAAAATGGTAGCAAAGGAGAAGAGGTGGAACCTGTGAATGAGTACTCGGATGATAATCTGAAGTTGGGCAAACCTGAAAAGGCAGTTATTGAAGAAACGGAAAGGCTTTCAATTGAATTAGTTGAAAAGGAAATGGTGGAAGAAATTGAAAGGCTTACAACAAAGGAAAGGGCAGAGGCCTTGGTACAGACTGAAGTAGTAAAATCAACAGGCAACTCGCATCAAGAAAATGGTAGCAAAGGAGAAGAGGTGGAACCTGTGAATGAGTACTCGGATGATAATCTGAAGTTGAGTAAACCTGAAAAGGCAGTTATTGAAGAAACGGAAAGGCTTTCAATTGAATTAGTTGAAAAGGAAATGGTGGAAGAAATTGAAAGGCTTACAACAAAGGAAAGGGCAGAGGCCTTGGTACAGACTGAAGTAAAATCAACAGGTAACTCAAATCAAGAAAATGGTAGCAAAGGAGAAGAGGTGGAACCTGTGAATGAGTACTCGGATGATAATCTGAAGTTGAGTAAACCTGAAATAAGGCTTTTGACGAAAGACATTCCGCTTGATCATGTTTCAGATTCTTCATTCTATGGAAGAAGCAGGAGAAAGAATGGTAGGGCTGATGATCAGATGCTCGAGTTATGGGAAGCAGCCGAACAGCATTGCCTCCAGGATCCAGCAGCCAATATCAGGCAAGACCAGGCATCCCCACCAACTGAAGATGTTACCCCCTACCCTCGGTTTGCAAACTCACGGAGGACGACTCGAAAGTCTCCTTCAGAAGTTCAGGTTGAGAAGGAGTTGGGCATTGACAAGCTGGAGGTGTCCTACAGTATTCGACAACCAAGTCATGATGGCAAGAAGGAAAAGATCTTGGAGAGGCTTGCTTCTGATGCTCAGAAACTGATGTGTCTACAAACGTCTGTGCAAGACTTGCATAAGAAGGTGGAGACTAACAAGAAGGGTAAGAAGATCAACAGCTCTGAATACGAAACGGTGAAAAGACAGTTGCACGAAGTTGAGGATGCGGTTGTGCAGCTGGTGGATATTAATGATCAGTTGAAAAAGAATGTTGAAGAGTTTCCATCTCTGGACGAGCAGACTTCCATAGAGTTGGAGGAGGCTGGAAATCTCAGCAGAGAGGGAGTAACCGAACAAGCATGGAAAGGATCTGAGAAGATTGGAAGGTTGCAGTTTGAGTTGCAGAACATCCAATATGTTTTGGTGAAATGGGAGggtgaaaagaaaaggaaagggaGGCATGGATTTTATGTGAGTAGAACAGGTCTTCTCCTGAGGGATTTTATTTACAGTGGCAGAAGTAGTAGTGAAAGGCGCAAGAAGGGTTGTTTGTGTGGTTGTATGAGACCATCAACGAGAGGAGAATAA